From one Pagrus major chromosome 21, Pma_NU_1.0 genomic stretch:
- the hfm1 gene encoding probable ATP-dependent DNA helicase HFM1, whose protein sequence is MLHSDDCTLSLDNLFFEKPIVHKVKPLHQEPSSWRLEAPPSLSQIPATQVMQEEAESFSTLYSFSQKPKMFLPPFKESAGLTVLPSKINSPYSYNKDEIEIQDGSNSSGRCDGLWGGEGFRDYPQGAWQSGSGGDETPQDSGHVAISRRCLSQDRSKSPPLRRSLFKVQVLNNGGDSSNTDDLSGSGSQTASRPQTFLSQVTMATVPPPLQPPRATVSQAAPPFSPEPRFPPLPPLGSSAASGRPPQQAAHAEMQDKGTKRVVVPPMTPQPLRIQGSSGSGILRPVSEIPAKFRSVFKEFPFFNYVQSKALDDVLYTGNNFVACAPTGSGKTVLFELAIIRLLMETSEPWRDVKAVYIAPIKALCSQCYESWKKKFGPLGLNCKELTGDTEIDDFFEIQDSHIIVTTPEKWDSMTRKWKDNCLLQLVRLFLIDEVHVVKDTTRGATLEVVVSRMKAVHASRTAHNPETGLSMRFVAVSATIPNISDIADWLSNESGPATYLYMDESHRPVKLRKVVLGFPCSPNQTEFKFDLSLNYKMANIIQTYSDQKPALVFCSTRKGAQQSATVLAKDARFIMSIEHKQRLMKYANSILDSKLRDLMMLGVGFHHAGVDLSDRKLIENAFTVGDLPVLFTTRTLAMGVNLPAHLVVIKSTMQYVAGSCEEYSEADLLQMIGRAGRPQFDTSATAVIMTKMQTKDKYMKLMNGMEIIESSLHCHLVEHLNAEIVLQTISDVNMALDWIRSTFLYIRALKNPTHYGFSADSDRYGIEAKLQELCLRNLNSLSAIGLIDMDEDINIKPTVAGRLMARYCVAFDTMKQFNKVAGTENLSDLIELVSKSKEFNDIQLRMNEKRSLNTMNRDKNRVTIRFPMEGKIKTSEMKVNCLIQAHLGSISIQEFGLTQDTAKIFRNGMRISKCLTEFLSQPSKTGFSALLNSLILAKCFRAKLWENSPYVSKQLEKIGQSLSTAMVNAGLTTFSKIEQTNAREVELILNRHPPFGNQIRESVIHLPKYEVTVEQLPRYSCAAAEIVVKVNLKNQAQLLSRRTAANHHYVSLIIGNSDNTVVFHQKLTDLVLLKSGSWSKKIEVAKASKGEEISVNLISSEYVGLDIQQKFNVYYSGARRFGTESPYYISYDRTGQREQHSALKPQSTDHAASQRENASSATDQDLGNTRLCNHFCKNKELCGHDCCKVGVTVTKKRSANQESSFSSYLQDLRSRCDTLAQTPVKRLKMKVSEESVSVNMQEFAFKPKERLTTVSRYGGSHYGASVRAHTETVDLTGGESAHLSDIVHLDDSDCDYGDYVEDMHWATVEPYQTSAASHAQHQMWMNPGVSVGVSQNHLNQINTTSSAYSKRSTAVSKQSTHYENASSSQIPTVSFDLGNEWDDWGDFDDENLVHASETSLASCPTKPQVQQSVIYNMPAPAFLSHSQVKPYVTSARTPLRSISPNLSPEIRKPGPSPVTVKPLTRITLDYNKKRPSIFSEEITVKTPKNLPKQPETPVTPLTRRFDFFSTLRAPANSSSSVNTRANSKEEEAYLGIFDGIF, encoded by the exons ATGCTCCACTCCGATGACTGCACCTTGTCCCTGGACAATCTGTTTTTTGAGAAACCCATTGTCCACAAAGT AAAGCCACTGCACCAGGAGCCCAGTTCATGGCGGCTGGAAGCGCCTCCATCTCTTTCCCAGATTCCGGCCACTCAGGTTATGCAGGAAGAGGCAGAGTCTTTCTCCACcctataca GTTTCTCACAGAAACCCAAGATGTTCCTGCCTCCTTTCAAAGAATCAGCTGGCCTTACGGTCTTACCATCAAAAATCAACAGTCCTTACAGTTATAACAAAGATGAGATTGAAATTCAGGATGGCAGCAACAGCAGCGGCAGATGTGATGGCCTTTGGGGAGGTGAAGGGTTCAGGGATTACCCTCAGGGCGCCTGGCAGAGTGGCAGTGGCGGAGATGAAACACCGCAGGACTCTGGTCATGTGGCCATCAGCCGGAGGTGTTTGTCACAGGACCGCAGCAAAAGCCCACCTCTACGGAGAAG CTTGTTCAAGGTTCAGGTGTTGAACAATGGAGGTGACTCGTCAAACACAGATGACCTCAGTGGCAGCGGCAGCCAGACAGCATCCAGACCTCAAACTTTTCTCAGTCAGGTTACCATGGCGACagtgcctcctcctcttcagccgCCACGGGCGACAGTTAGCCAGGCAGCTCCTCCCTTCTCCCCCGAGCCCCGCTtcccacccctccctcctctgggCTCATCTGCAGCGAGCGGCCGACCCCCGCAGCAGGCGGCACATGCAGAGATGCAGGACAAGGGCACAAAGAGAGTCGTCGTTCCACCCATGACGCCTCAGCCGCTCCGCATACAAG GGTCCTCTGGGTCAGGAATTTTGAGACCAGTTTCTGAAATCC CAGCTAAGTTCAGATCCGTCTTCAAAGAGTTCCCCTTTTTCAACTACGTTCAGTCCAAAGCACTTGATGAC GTTCTTTACACAGGAAACAACTTTGTGGCATGTGCTCCAACGGGTTCTGGTAAAACAGTGCTGTTTGAACTGGCCATCATTCGTCTGCTAATGGAGACCTCAGAGCCCTGGAGAGATGTCAAAGCTGTCTATA TAGCCCCTATCAAAGCTCTCTGCAGTCAGTGCTATGAGAGCTGGAAGAAGAAGTTTGGCCCTCTGGGGTTGAACTGTAAGGAGCTGACGGGCGACACAGAGATAGATGACTTCTTTGAGATTCAGGACTCCCACATCATCGTGACCACGCCT GAAAAATGGGACAGCATGACAAGAAAATGGAAAGACAACTGTCTGTTGCAGCTAGTCAGGCTCTTCCTTATCGATGAG GTGCATGTGGTGAAGGACACGACCCGTGGTGCCACGCTGGAAGTGGTGGTGAGCAGGATGAAGGCCGTACATGCCTCCAGGACAGCACATAATCCAGAGACAGGCCTCTCTATGAGGTTTGTGGCTGTATCAGCCACCATACCCAATATCTCTGAT ATAGCAGACTGGCTGTCTAATGAGAGTGGTCCAGCCACATATCTGTACATGGACGAGAGCCACCGTCCAGTGAAGCTGAGGAAGGTGGTGCTGGGATTCCCCTGCAGCCCAAACCAAACAGAATTCAAGTTTGACCTGTCGCTCAACTACAAGATGGCCAATATCATACAAACATACTCTGACCAGAAGCCTGCACTGGTG TTTTGCTCTACAAGAAAAGGAGCCCAGCAGTCAGCTACAGTTCTTGCCAAGGATGCTCGTTTCATCATGAGCATTGAGCACAAACAAAG ATTGATGAAATATGCAAACTCTATCCTGGATTCAAAACTGAGAG ATCTGATGATGTTAGGAGTTGGTTTCCACCACGCAGGAGTTGACTTGTCTGATAGGAAGTTGATAGAAAATGCCTTCACTGTGGGAGACCTGCCTGTCCTCT TTACCACCAGGACTCTGGCCATGGGGGTAAACCTTCCTGCTCATCTGGTTGTGATCAAGTCCACCATGCAGTATGTGGCAGGCTCCTGTGAGGAGTACAGCGAGGCCGACTTGCTGCAGATGATTGGCCGGGCTGGAAGACCACAA TTTGACACATCCGCGACTGCAGTGATCATGACCAAGATGCAAACCAAAGACAAGTACATGAAACTTATGAATGGGATGGAAATCATTGAGAGCAG TTTACACTGTCACCTGGTGGAGCACCTGAATGCTGAGATTGTTCTACAAACCATCAGTGATGTCAACATGGCTCTGGACTGGATACGCTCCACCTTCCTCTACATCAGAGCACTCAAGAACCCCACACACTACG GTTTCTCCGCTGACTCGGACAGATACGGAATCGAAGCAAAATTGCAAG AACTGTGTCTGAGGAACCTCAACTCTCTGTCCGCAATTGGTCTGATCGACATGGATGAGGATATTAACATCAAACCTACAG TGGCCGGCAGGTTGATGGCGAGGTACTGTGTCGCCTTTGACACCATGAAGCAGTTCAACAAAGTGGCTGGCACTGAGAACCTGTCTGACCTG ATTGAGTTGGTGTCGAAGAGCAAAGAGTTCAACGACATTCAGCTGAGAATGAATGAGAAGAGGTCTTTGAACACTATGAACAGGGACAAGAACAGGGTCACCATCAG GTTTCCCATGGAGGGAAAGATCAAAACCAGTGAGATGAAAGTGAACTG CTTGATTCAGGCTCACTTGGGTTCTATCTCAATTCAAGAGTTTGGACTCACACAGGACACAGCAAAGATCTTCAGGAATGGGATGCGCATCAGCAAAT GCCTGACGGAGTTTCTGAGTCAGCCGTCCAAGACCGGTTTTTCTGCTCTGCTCAACTCTCTAATCCTGGCTAAGTGCTTCAGAGCCAAGCTCTGGGAAAACTCGCCCTATGTTTCCAAACAGCTGGAGAAAATAG gacaGAGCCTCTCAACTGCTATGGTGAATGCTGGACTCACCACTTTCAGCAAAATAGAACAAACCAACGCCAGAGAGGTTGAGCTG ATTCTAAACAGACATCCCCCATTTGGCAACCAAATCAGAGAATCTGTCATACATCTCCCGAAGTATGAAGTTACTGTGGAGCAG CTCCCGAGGTATAGCTGTGCTGCGGCAGAGATTGTGGTAAAGGTGAACCTAAAAAACCAAGCACAGCTGCTATCCAGGAGAACAGCAGCCAACCACCACTATGTCTCTCTGATCATCGGAAACTCTGACAACACTGTGGTATTTCACCAGAAACTCAC ggACTTGGTGTTGTTGAAGAGTGGGAGCTGGTCGAAGAAGATTGAGGTGGCAAAGGCCTCGAAAGGGGAGGAGATCAGTGTCAATCTCATCAGCTCAGAATATG TGGGCCTGGACATCCAGCAGAAGTTCAATGTGTACTACTCTGGAGCCAGGAGATTTGGAACTGAGAGTCCATACTACATATCATATGATCGCACTGGACAGAGGGAGCAACACTCTGCACTGAAACCACAGTCTACAGATCACGCTgcatctcagagggaaaatgCCTCTTCTGCTACAGACCAAG ATTTAGGCAACACAAGACTGTGCAACCACTTCTGCAAGAACAAGGAGCTCTGTGGCCACGACTGCT GTAAAGTAGGTGTAACTGTGACAAAGAAGAGGTCAGCAAATCAAGAATCAAGTTTCTCATCCTATTTGCAAGACCTGAGGAGTAGGTGTGACACACTAGCTCAGACTCCTGTCAAACGACTCAAG ATGAAAGTGAGCGAGGAGTCTGTGTCTGTCAACATGCAGGAGTTTGCTTTCAAACCCAAAGAGAGGCTAACTACTGTTTCCAG GTATGGAGGGAGTCACTATGGAGCTTCAGTGAGAGCTCACACTGAGACTGTGGATCTGACAGGAGGAGAAAGTGCTCACCTGTCAGACATAGTTCATCTGGACGACAGTGACTGTG ATTATGGCGACTATGTGGAGGACATGCACTGGGCGACGGTGGAGCCTTACCAAACATCTGCTGCATCTCATGCTCAACATCAAA TGTGGATGAACCCTGGAGTCAGTGTCGGTGTGAGTCAGAACCATCTTAACCAGATCAATACAACCAGCTCAGCTTACTCAAAGAGGTCGACTGCTGTTTCAAAGCAGAGCACTCACTATGAAAATGCTTCATCCTCACAAATACCGACGGTCAGCTTTGATCTTGGAAATGAATGGGACGACTGGGGCGACTTTGATGACGAGAACCTGGTGCATGCCAGCGAGACATCATTAGCCTCATGTCCAACTAAACCTCAAGTCCAGCAGTCTGTCATCTACAACATGCCAG CACCAGCATTCCTCAGTCACTCACAAGTCAAGCCCTACGTTACTTCTGCCAGAACACCACTGAG gtcaATTTCACCAAATTTAAGTCCTGAAATCAGAAAACCAGGACCCTCACCAGTGACAGTGAAACCACTGACCAGAATCACACTGGACTACAAcaaaaag AGACCAAGCATCTTCAGTGAAGAGATCACAGTAAAGACACCAAAAAATCTCCCAAAACAGCCTGAGACCCCTGTGACTCCACTTACCAGAAGGTTTGATTTCTTCTCAACATTGAGGGCCCCAGCCAACAGCAGCTCATCTGTCAACACACG CGCCAACAGCAAAGAAGAGGAAGCTTACCTTGGGATTTTTGATGGTATATTTTAG
- the cdc7 gene encoding cell division cycle 7-related protein kinase isoform X2, with product MEMTPVCTERIGTDGCIIGSDRGHRRSKVPRDVEIDIEFLYKVVPQLAKVFRIIDKIGEGTFSSVYLGEAQMRDGRREMFALKHLIPTSHPTRIAAELQCLTVAGGKENVMGVTYCFRKDDHVVIVMPYMEHRAIVEIIGSMSFEEVRLYIYHLLKALRHIHQFGIIHRDIKPNNFLYNRSSKMYALVDFGLAQGTADTQIELLKVDLTGLRKVPRPVFGERNLNSCTPAPSTTKQAAIKTESGKTEEPASRRYPSASRGPLPVRSQSSSQKPQRAMQQGLTCNCYQTDRVCNICMSRKQQVAPRAGTPGFRAPEVLTKCPNQGTAIDVWSAGVILLSLLSGRYPFFKASDDLIALTQIMTIRGSRETIQAAKAFGKAVVCSRELPRQDLRTLCETLRGRRPSPDDEVTPLPEANKDSTATHRHEIQDNTPTHRPANGAGQTFPNHQEHSQTNELTKHDSESDYKAEEDERGWDRVPDEAYDLLDQLLDLNPATRITAAQALQHPLFTDL from the exons ATGGAGATGACTCCTGTCTGCACTGAACGCATCGGCACAGATGGATGTATTATTGGATCTGACAGAGGTCACAGGAGAAGCAAAGTCCCAA GGGATGTGGAGATAGACATTGAGTTCCTCTACAAAGTTGTTCCTCAGCTGGCCAAGGTGTTCCGCATCATAGACAAAATTGGAGAAG GTACGTTCAGCTCGGTGTATCTGGGTGAGGCTCAGATGCGGgatgggaggagagagatgttTGCCCTGAAGCACCTCATCCCAACCAGCCATCCTACACGCATCGCTGCTGAGCTTCAGTGTCTCACTGTTGCTGG AGGCAAAGAGAATGTGATGGGTGTGACGTACTGCTTCAGGAAGGATGACCATGTGGTGATTGTCATGCCCTATATGGAGCATCGAGCTATTGTG gaaataattgGCTCAATGAGCTTCGAAGAGGTTCGTCTGTACATCTATCACCTGCTGAAGGCCCTGAGACACATCCACCAGTTTGGTATCATTCACCGAGACATCAAGCCTAACAATTTCCTTTACAACAGGAGCAGCAAAAT GTATGCGCTGGTGGACTTCGGCCTGGCTCAGggcacagcagacacacagatcgAGCTGCTGAAGGTG GATTTGACAGGACTGCGTAAAGTGCCTCGGCCTGTGTTTGGAGAGAGGAACCTAAACAGCTGCACTCCCGCTCCATCCACCACCAAACAAGCTGCCATTAAGACGGAG TCCGGCAAAACAGAGGAACCAGCCAGCCGAAGGTACCCTTCAGCCAGCCGGGGCCCACTGCCTGTCAGGAGCCAGAGCAGCAGTCAGAAACCGCAGAGGGCCATGCAGCAGGGCCTCACCTGTAACTGCTACCAGACTGACCGTGTCTGCAACATCTGCATGTCCAG GAAGCAGCAGGTGGCTCCCAGGGCAGGAACCCCGGGCTTCAGAGCACCAGAAGTCCTCACTAAGTGTCCCAACCAAGGAACAG CCATAGACGTGTGGTCAGCTGGTGTGATCCTGCTCTCACTGCTCAGCGGCCGTTACCCGTTCTTCAAAGCCAGTGATGACCTGATCGCCCTCACTCAGATCATGACCATACGAGGCTCCAGAGAGACTATCCAGGCTGCCAAGGCATTTG GTAAGGCAGTGGTCTGCAGTCGGGAGCTGCCTCGTCAGGACCTCAGGACGCTGTGTGAGACGCTGAGAGGACGGAGGCCATCACCAGATGATGAGGTCACACCACTTCCTGAAGCCAACAAAGACTCCACTGCCACCCACCGTCACGAGATCCAGGATAATACACCAACACATCGTCCTGCTAATGGAGCAGGTCAGACTTTCCCAAACCACCAGGAACATTCACAAACCAATGAGCTCACTAAACACGACTCAGAGTCGGACTATAAGGCGGAGGAAGATGAGCGAGGCTGGGACAGAGTTCCTGATGAGGCCTACGACCTGCTGGACCAGCTACTAGACCTGAACCCTGCCACAAGGATCACAGCTGCTCAGGCTCTGCAGCACCCGCTGTTCACAGACCTGTGA
- the cdc7 gene encoding cell division cycle 7-related protein kinase isoform X3 produces the protein MEMTPVCTERIGTDGCIIGSDRGHRRSKVPRDVEIDIEFLYKVVPQLAKVFRIIDKIGEGTFSSVYLGEAQMRDGRREMFALKHLIPTSHPTRIAAELQCLTVAGGKENVMGVTYCFRKDDHVVIVMPYMEHRAIVEIIGSMSFEEVRLYIYHLLKALRHIHQFGIIHRDIKPNNFLYNRSSKMYALVDFGLAQGTADTQIELLKDLTGLRKVPRPVFGERNLNSCTPAPSTTKQAAIKTESGKTEEPASRRYPSASRGPLPVRSQSSSQKPQRAMQQGLTCNCYQTDRVCNICMSRKQQVAPRAGTPGFRAPEVLTKCPNQGTAIDVWSAGVILLSLLSGRYPFFKASDDLIALTQIMTIRGSRETIQAAKAFGKAVVCSRELPRQDLRTLCETLRGRRPSPDDEVTPLPEANKDSTATHRHEIQDNTPTHRPANGAGQTFPNHQEHSQTNELTKHDSESDYKAEEDERGWDRVPDEAYDLLDQLLDLNPATRITAAQALQHPLFTDL, from the exons ATGGAGATGACTCCTGTCTGCACTGAACGCATCGGCACAGATGGATGTATTATTGGATCTGACAGAGGTCACAGGAGAAGCAAAGTCCCAA GGGATGTGGAGATAGACATTGAGTTCCTCTACAAAGTTGTTCCTCAGCTGGCCAAGGTGTTCCGCATCATAGACAAAATTGGAGAAG GTACGTTCAGCTCGGTGTATCTGGGTGAGGCTCAGATGCGGgatgggaggagagagatgttTGCCCTGAAGCACCTCATCCCAACCAGCCATCCTACACGCATCGCTGCTGAGCTTCAGTGTCTCACTGTTGCTGG AGGCAAAGAGAATGTGATGGGTGTGACGTACTGCTTCAGGAAGGATGACCATGTGGTGATTGTCATGCCCTATATGGAGCATCGAGCTATTGTG gaaataattgGCTCAATGAGCTTCGAAGAGGTTCGTCTGTACATCTATCACCTGCTGAAGGCCCTGAGACACATCCACCAGTTTGGTATCATTCACCGAGACATCAAGCCTAACAATTTCCTTTACAACAGGAGCAGCAAAAT GTATGCGCTGGTGGACTTCGGCCTGGCTCAGggcacagcagacacacagatcgAGCTGCTGAAG GATTTGACAGGACTGCGTAAAGTGCCTCGGCCTGTGTTTGGAGAGAGGAACCTAAACAGCTGCACTCCCGCTCCATCCACCACCAAACAAGCTGCCATTAAGACGGAG TCCGGCAAAACAGAGGAACCAGCCAGCCGAAGGTACCCTTCAGCCAGCCGGGGCCCACTGCCTGTCAGGAGCCAGAGCAGCAGTCAGAAACCGCAGAGGGCCATGCAGCAGGGCCTCACCTGTAACTGCTACCAGACTGACCGTGTCTGCAACATCTGCATGTCCAG GAAGCAGCAGGTGGCTCCCAGGGCAGGAACCCCGGGCTTCAGAGCACCAGAAGTCCTCACTAAGTGTCCCAACCAAGGAACAG CCATAGACGTGTGGTCAGCTGGTGTGATCCTGCTCTCACTGCTCAGCGGCCGTTACCCGTTCTTCAAAGCCAGTGATGACCTGATCGCCCTCACTCAGATCATGACCATACGAGGCTCCAGAGAGACTATCCAGGCTGCCAAGGCATTTG GTAAGGCAGTGGTCTGCAGTCGGGAGCTGCCTCGTCAGGACCTCAGGACGCTGTGTGAGACGCTGAGAGGACGGAGGCCATCACCAGATGATGAGGTCACACCACTTCCTGAAGCCAACAAAGACTCCACTGCCACCCACCGTCACGAGATCCAGGATAATACACCAACACATCGTCCTGCTAATGGAGCAGGTCAGACTTTCCCAAACCACCAGGAACATTCACAAACCAATGAGCTCACTAAACACGACTCAGAGTCGGACTATAAGGCGGAGGAAGATGAGCGAGGCTGGGACAGAGTTCCTGATGAGGCCTACGACCTGCTGGACCAGCTACTAGACCTGAACCCTGCCACAAGGATCACAGCTGCTCAGGCTCTGCAGCACCCGCTGTTCACAGACCTGTGA
- the cdc7 gene encoding cell division cycle 7-related protein kinase isoform X1: protein MEMTPVCTERIGTDGCIIGSDRGHRRSKVPRDVEIDIEFLYKVVPQLAKVFRIIDKIGEGTFSSVYLGEAQMRDGRREMFALKHLIPTSHPTRIAAELQCLTVAGGKENVMGVTYCFRKDDHVVIVMPYMEHRAIVEIIGSMSFEEVRLYIYHLLKALRHIHQFGIIHRDIKPNNFLYNRSSKMYALVDFGLAQGTADTQIELLKVVRHRASQKGGGSTWKQDTTQRSKAQPKIPPKTPTASTSLPLPPQQSTTIPPSSSSSSTTTSSSASRKALVKKARSVTTTTITTSRTKHTKDLTGLRKVPRPVFGERNLNSCTPAPSTTKQAAIKTESGKTEEPASRRYPSASRGPLPVRSQSSSQKPQRAMQQGLTCNCYQTDRVCNICMSRKQQVAPRAGTPGFRAPEVLTKCPNQGTAIDVWSAGVILLSLLSGRYPFFKASDDLIALTQIMTIRGSRETIQAAKAFGKAVVCSRELPRQDLRTLCETLRGRRPSPDDEVTPLPEANKDSTATHRHEIQDNTPTHRPANGAGQTFPNHQEHSQTNELTKHDSESDYKAEEDERGWDRVPDEAYDLLDQLLDLNPATRITAAQALQHPLFTDL, encoded by the exons ATGGAGATGACTCCTGTCTGCACTGAACGCATCGGCACAGATGGATGTATTATTGGATCTGACAGAGGTCACAGGAGAAGCAAAGTCCCAA GGGATGTGGAGATAGACATTGAGTTCCTCTACAAAGTTGTTCCTCAGCTGGCCAAGGTGTTCCGCATCATAGACAAAATTGGAGAAG GTACGTTCAGCTCGGTGTATCTGGGTGAGGCTCAGATGCGGgatgggaggagagagatgttTGCCCTGAAGCACCTCATCCCAACCAGCCATCCTACACGCATCGCTGCTGAGCTTCAGTGTCTCACTGTTGCTGG AGGCAAAGAGAATGTGATGGGTGTGACGTACTGCTTCAGGAAGGATGACCATGTGGTGATTGTCATGCCCTATATGGAGCATCGAGCTATTGTG gaaataattgGCTCAATGAGCTTCGAAGAGGTTCGTCTGTACATCTATCACCTGCTGAAGGCCCTGAGACACATCCACCAGTTTGGTATCATTCACCGAGACATCAAGCCTAACAATTTCCTTTACAACAGGAGCAGCAAAAT GTATGCGCTGGTGGACTTCGGCCTGGCTCAGggcacagcagacacacagatcgAGCTGCTGAAGGTGGTGAGGCACAGGGCATCACAAAAAGGTGGAGGGTCCACATGGAAACAAGACACCACACAGCGGAGCAAAGCACAGCCTAAAATCCCTCCCAAAACCCCCACAGCCTCCACCTCGCTTCCTCTGCCTCCACAGCAGTCCACCACCATACCACCCTCatcgtcctcttcctccaccaccacaTCCTCCTCAGCCTCTCGGAAAGcactggttaaaaaagcacgttctgtcaccaccaccaccatcaccacctctCGCACAAAGCACACAAAG GATTTGACAGGACTGCGTAAAGTGCCTCGGCCTGTGTTTGGAGAGAGGAACCTAAACAGCTGCACTCCCGCTCCATCCACCACCAAACAAGCTGCCATTAAGACGGAG TCCGGCAAAACAGAGGAACCAGCCAGCCGAAGGTACCCTTCAGCCAGCCGGGGCCCACTGCCTGTCAGGAGCCAGAGCAGCAGTCAGAAACCGCAGAGGGCCATGCAGCAGGGCCTCACCTGTAACTGCTACCAGACTGACCGTGTCTGCAACATCTGCATGTCCAG GAAGCAGCAGGTGGCTCCCAGGGCAGGAACCCCGGGCTTCAGAGCACCAGAAGTCCTCACTAAGTGTCCCAACCAAGGAACAG CCATAGACGTGTGGTCAGCTGGTGTGATCCTGCTCTCACTGCTCAGCGGCCGTTACCCGTTCTTCAAAGCCAGTGATGACCTGATCGCCCTCACTCAGATCATGACCATACGAGGCTCCAGAGAGACTATCCAGGCTGCCAAGGCATTTG GTAAGGCAGTGGTCTGCAGTCGGGAGCTGCCTCGTCAGGACCTCAGGACGCTGTGTGAGACGCTGAGAGGACGGAGGCCATCACCAGATGATGAGGTCACACCACTTCCTGAAGCCAACAAAGACTCCACTGCCACCCACCGTCACGAGATCCAGGATAATACACCAACACATCGTCCTGCTAATGGAGCAGGTCAGACTTTCCCAAACCACCAGGAACATTCACAAACCAATGAGCTCACTAAACACGACTCAGAGTCGGACTATAAGGCGGAGGAAGATGAGCGAGGCTGGGACAGAGTTCCTGATGAGGCCTACGACCTGCTGGACCAGCTACTAGACCTGAACCCTGCCACAAGGATCACAGCTGCTCAGGCTCTGCAGCACCCGCTGTTCACAGACCTGTGA